DNA from Streptomyces luteogriseus:
CCCCGCCGGAAACCCTGAGATCCCTGCTCACGCCCCCCAGGTGGAGCGGACGGGCGACGCTGCTGCACCGCGAGGGACAAGCCCTCACCGTGAACCTCCTGGCTCACCTCCGCCAGGACGGAGAGAGCCACGGAGAGTGGCTGCTGCTCACGGCGGTCGGCCGCCCCGGGGTGAGCCCCGACGGCGACGCGTTCCTCAGACGGAGCTTCACCCAGTCCACCTGCACGACGGCGCTGTACGACACCGGCTTGCGGCTGGTCAGGGCCAACGCGGACATGGAACGGGTGATCGGCCTGTCCGAGGAGGCGATGCGCGGACTACGGGTCTCGGAGATCGTGCACCACCCGCAGGCCGACCGCACCGAAGAGGCCATGCGGCGAGCCCTGGACACTGGTGAGCGGCAGGATCTCCAGGTCTCGCTGCAGCTCGCGGGCCATGAACGCCCCAGTGTGTGGAGCGAGTCCCTCGCCCCGGTACGGGACGGCGACGGCCGGATCGAAGGGGTGCTGCTCTCGGCGCACGACATGACCGAGCAGCACGTGGCCCGGCAGCGGCTGGTCCTGCTGAACGAGGCCAGCCTGCGCATCGGCAGCACGCTCGACCTCGTCCGCACCGCGCAGGAACTCGCCGACGTGGCCGTACCCCGGCTCGCCGACTTCGTCACCGTCGACCTGCTGCCGTCCATCGACGACGGCGACGACCCGCCCGCCGGCTCCCCGCACGGTCCCGTGCGGCTGCGCCGCGTCGCCCACCAGTCGGTCCTCGAAGGCTGTCCCGAGGCCGTCGTCCCGAACGGGACCGTGGCCGTCTACCCGGACAAGTCGGCGGCGGCCGAGTGCCTGGCCGCCGGCCGGCCGCTGATCCAGCGGATCACCGGCGAGGCCATGGCGGACGTGCTGCGCCAGACCCCCGAGCGAGGGGAACGGATGCGGCGGTTCGGGTTCCACTCGGTCCTGGCCGTGCCCATGAGAGCGCGCGGCCTCACCCTGGGAGTGGCCACCTTCTCCCGTCACCGGAACCCGGAACCCTTCGAACAGGACGACCTGCTGCTCGGCCAGGAGATCACCGACAGAGCCGGCCTCTGCATCGACAACGCCCGCCGGTTCACCCGGGAGCGCGCCACCTCGCTCACCCTGCAGAGCAGCCTCCTGCCGCAACGACTGCCCGAACAGTCGGCCCTCGACGTCGCCTCCCGCTACCTGCCCGCCACCGCACAGGCAGGGGTGGGCGGCGACTGGTTCGACGTCATCCCGCTGTCCGGGGCCCGCGTCGCGCTGGTCGTCGGCGATGTGGTCGGCCACGGCATCCAGGCCTCGGCGACCATGGGGCGGCTGCGGACCGCCGTGCGGACCCTCGCCGACGTCGACCTCCCTCCCGACGAGCTGCTCACCCACCTGGACGACCTCGTCAGCCACCTGGCCGCGGGCGCCGACAGCACCGGCGACATCGGCGCCACCTGCCTGTACGCCGTCTACGACCCGGTCTCCCGCCACTGCTCCCTGGCACGGGCCGGGCATCCCGTCCCGGCGCTGGTGACGCCGGACGGACAAGCGGAGTTCCTCGACGTTCCCTCGGGACTTCCCCTGGGGCTCGGCGGTCTGCCCTTCGAGGCCCTCGAACGGGAGCTGCCCGTAGGCAGCGTCCTCGCGCTGTACACCGACGGTCTCCTCGAGGCCGGGTCCCGTGACATCGACGACGGCATGGACACGTTCCTCCGGATTCTGCGGACCTCCGACCCCGCACTCGAGGACACCTGCGACGCGGTCCTGCGAGCCATGCTTCCGGAACGGCCGGCCGACGACGTGGCCCTGCTCGTGGCCCGCACCCGCGCTCTCGACACCTCCCACGTGGCGTCCTGGGACGTGCCGGCCGACACCGCCGCCGTCGCCGTGGCACGCAAGAACGCGTGCCGGCAACTGGCCGAGTGGGGCCTCGACGCGTGCGCGTTCGTCACCGAGCTGGTGGCCAGCGAGCTGGTCACCAACGCCATCCGGCATGCCGAGCCCCCCATCCAGCTGAGGCTGATCTACGACCGGACCCTCATCTGCGAGGTGTCGGACGGCAGTACCACCGCCCCGCACATGCGGCGGGCCCGCACCTACGACGAGGGCGGCCGGGGGCTGCTCCTGGTGGCCCAGACGTGCCAGGGCTGGGGCGCCAGGCACACGACCAACGGCAAGGTCATCTGGGCGGAGCAGACACTCCCCGATGTCTGAGCGACGGCCCGTCTTTCCTTGGCGAACCGCGCCGCCTCCGCAAACCGCAAGTCAGCCGAGCTGCTCCGCGAGTCCTACGACGATCCCCTCGGGCCCGCGGACGTAGCAGAGCCGATAGATGTTCTCGAACTGCACGATCTCGCCGACCACTTCGGCACCATGGGCGCGCAGGCGGGCGACGACGTCCTCGATGTCGTCGACGGCGAACATGACGCGACGGAGGCCGAGCGTGTTCGCCGGAGCGTCCTTCGGCTCGGGGGCGATGGCCGCCGGCCTGTGGAACTTCGCCAGCTCCACTCGTCC
Protein-coding regions in this window:
- a CDS encoding VOC family protein, encoding MAVQRMDNVLIVVDDLEAVIAFFVELGLELEGKGPLEWRGAERVIGLDDVRQDVAMLRVPDGPGRVELAKFHRPAAIAPEPKDAPANTLGLRRVMFAVDDIEDVVARLRAHGAEVVGEIVQFENIYRLCYVRGPEGIVVGLAEQLG
- a CDS encoding SpoIIE family protein phosphatase, with the translated sequence MAISASVPGEGSGAPPEGLVHEVATATAVVDRHGIVTGWSEGARRLLGYRASEVIGRPGSALLADGPPPETLRSLLTPPRWSGRATLLHREGQALTVNLLAHLRQDGESHGEWLLLTAVGRPGVSPDGDAFLRRSFTQSTCTTALYDTGLRLVRANADMERVIGLSEEAMRGLRVSEIVHHPQADRTEEAMRRALDTGERQDLQVSLQLAGHERPSVWSESLAPVRDGDGRIEGVLLSAHDMTEQHVARQRLVLLNEASLRIGSTLDLVRTAQELADVAVPRLADFVTVDLLPSIDDGDDPPAGSPHGPVRLRRVAHQSVLEGCPEAVVPNGTVAVYPDKSAAAECLAAGRPLIQRITGEAMADVLRQTPERGERMRRFGFHSVLAVPMRARGLTLGVATFSRHRNPEPFEQDDLLLGQEITDRAGLCIDNARRFTRERATSLTLQSSLLPQRLPEQSALDVASRYLPATAQAGVGGDWFDVIPLSGARVALVVGDVVGHGIQASATMGRLRTAVRTLADVDLPPDELLTHLDDLVSHLAAGADSTGDIGATCLYAVYDPVSRHCSLARAGHPVPALVTPDGQAEFLDVPSGLPLGLGGLPFEALERELPVGSVLALYTDGLLEAGSRDIDDGMDTFLRILRTSDPALEDTCDAVLRAMLPERPADDVALLVARTRALDTSHVASWDVPADTAAVAVARKNACRQLAEWGLDACAFVTELVASELVTNAIRHAEPPIQLRLIYDRTLICEVSDGSTTAPHMRRARTYDEGGRGLLLVAQTCQGWGARHTTNGKVIWAEQTLPDV